ATGACCACAGACGTTTGGCTTCCTACGGTATCAGCGCTTATTCCGGATGGCGCCGTGGAAAAACTTGATGGAGTAGTCAACGCCGGAATAGAGGGTGAGTGTCAGCGCCATGTAAAGAACGACAAGGCCCACAAGATGGGCATTGATGCCGAAGAGGGGGTAATGGATCATCAGGGCCGTGACGGCGCAAATCTGGCACAGAGTCTTCTGCTTTCCCAGGTTGCTGGCGTCGATGATGACCCCTTCCGACGAGGCGATGCTCCGCATGCCGTCCACTATAAAATCCCGGATGATGATGATGGCGACGACCCAGGCGGGAATCCGCTTGACCGGAATCATGAGGATCATGGCCGTGTTGACGATGATCTTATCCGCCACGGGATCGAGGAACTTGCCCATGGTCGTCACGATCTTGTACTTCCGGGCCACGTAGCCGTCCAGTAGATCGATGAAGGCGGCGCAGACGAAGATCACGGCGATGACCAGGCTCCAGGTTTCTCCCGGCGAAGTCAGGAGGAAAAAAAGCACGGGAATGACGCCGATACGCAGAAGGGTGATGGCGTTCGGCAGATTGATGATATCCCGGGCCTCCGATTCCAGGGGCATGCGGTCAAAGGTTCTTTTCAGATAATCGATCATCGCCAACACCGGGACATCATTTTTTCGGAACCTTCTTCCAGTCTTCCAGGAAAAGGGTGACCCCCTTGTCCGTCAGGGGGTGTTGCGCCAACTGGTTGATCACCTTGAAGGGGATGGTCGCGATGTCGGCGCCCATCATGGCGGCATCCAGGACATGGCGGGGGTGACGAATGCTGGCGACGATCACCTCCGTGTCGATTTCGTAGTTGTCGAAAATCTGGATGGTCTGGTCGCAGATCTCCATGCCGTCGTGGGCGATGTCGTCGAGCCTGCCCACAAAGGGGCTCACGTAGGCCGCGCCGGCCTTGGCCGCCATGAGGGCCTGGAGAGGGGAAAAGATGAGGGTCTGGTTCACAGGAATCCCCTCGTCCGCGAGGGCCCTCGTCGCCTTCAGGCCTTCCGTCGTCATGGGGATCTTGATCACGACCTGTTTGCCCAGTTTCGCCAGTTTTTTCGCCTCCGTTACCATCCCCTTTGCCTCGAGGCTGACCACTTCCAGGCTGACCGGGCCGGGGACGACCTTCAGTATGTCCTTGACCACGTCGTCGAACTTCCTGTTTTCCCTGGCGATCAGGGAAGGATTGGTGGTCACGCCGTCAACCATCCCCAGGCTGATTCCCTCTTTGATTTCCTTAATGTCCGCCGTATCGATGAAAAATTTCATGTTCCCTCCGATTTCATTTTTTCCCTGTACATCTCGTAACATTTCCTGCTGCAAAAGTGAACGGGTGTCCCGTCCTTCAGGAAGATCTTCTTGTACACGTTATCCAGGGGGATATAGGTGCGACAGACCGGGTCCTCGACCAGGTCCACCCCCTTCACCTCCTTTTTCCGCAGCACCTTCAGATCCGGCTTGACCGACGGGGCCGCCATAAAACGGTAAATGCGGTAAACGATATAAAAACACAACGCGATAGCCAGCAGCCTGAGTAAAGCCATGACATACCTCTGATTAAAAGATCACGCAACACCCGCCCCATACCTTCATTCGAAGTGGACGGGCTCCCCGAACCATTGGACGGCTGCCGTATCGGTACAGCGCTCCAGGAGACCCCGGACGGACACCCCGAAAGCCGGGTGGATCACCCAGGAGGCGATATCGTTCAGCGGAACGAGGACGAACCGGCGCCGGT
The DNA window shown above is from Deltaproteobacteria bacterium and carries:
- the pgsA gene encoding CDP-diacylglycerol--glycerol-3-phosphate 3-phosphatidyltransferase, giving the protein MPLESEARDIINLPNAITLLRIGVIPVLFFLLTSPGETWSLVIAVIFVCAAFIDLLDGYVARKYKIVTTMGKFLDPVADKIIVNTAMILMIPVKRIPAWVVAIIIIRDFIVDGMRSIASSEGVIIDASNLGKQKTLCQICAVTALMIHYPLFGINAHLVGLVVLYMALTLTLYSGVDYSIKFFHGAIRNKR
- the fsa gene encoding fructose-6-phosphate aldolase codes for the protein MKFFIDTADIKEIKEGISLGMVDGVTTNPSLIARENRKFDDVVKDILKVVPGPVSLEVVSLEAKGMVTEAKKLAKLGKQVVIKIPMTTEGLKATRALADEGIPVNQTLIFSPLQALMAAKAGAAYVSPFVGRLDDIAHDGMEICDQTIQIFDNYEIDTEVIVASIRHPRHVLDAAMMGADIATIPFKVINQLAQHPLTDKGVTLFLEDWKKVPKK